A part of Roseitalea porphyridii genomic DNA contains:
- a CDS encoding formyl transferase produces MAPRLAVLTAGGSAPAIIVNALAEAWPGLTVIAEPPEGKGEFLRRRARRLGWLQVAGQLPVMFGSRLSKRFLDRRFAEIEKTHGVSMTWPRDVTVIDVPSANHPAFIEALKRIEPDLLFVVGARMLSAATLEALPCPAINFHAGITPYYRGVNGGYWAMARGEPDLYGGTVHFVDTGVDTGNVIAQKVCISDPRDTIFTHHHAITAQCAGLCAAAVPEALAGRLMDPQPQGASQQYFHPTLWGWIATGLRTGVW; encoded by the coding sequence ATGGCGCCGCGTCTGGCCGTGCTCACCGCGGGGGGATCGGCGCCGGCGATCATCGTCAACGCGCTGGCCGAGGCCTGGCCGGGCCTGACCGTCATCGCCGAGCCGCCCGAGGGAAAGGGCGAATTTCTCAGGCGCCGCGCCCGCCGTCTGGGCTGGCTTCAGGTCGCAGGTCAGTTGCCGGTCATGTTCGGCTCGCGCCTGTCAAAGCGCTTCCTCGACCGCCGCTTCGCCGAGATCGAGAAGACCCATGGCGTCTCGATGACATGGCCCCGGGACGTGACGGTCATCGACGTCCCCTCGGCCAACCACCCCGCCTTCATCGAGGCGCTGAAGCGGATCGAGCCGGACCTTCTGTTCGTCGTCGGCGCGCGCATGCTCTCGGCGGCGACACTCGAGGCGCTGCCCTGCCCGGCGATCAACTTCCACGCCGGCATCACCCCCTACTACCGCGGCGTCAACGGCGGCTACTGGGCGATGGCGCGCGGCGAACCCGACCTTTACGGCGGCACCGTCCATTTCGTCGACACCGGCGTCGACACCGGCAATGTGATCGCCCAGAAGGTCTGTATAAGCGATCCGCGCGACACCATATTCACCCATCATCATGCGATCACCGCGCAGTGCGCCGGACTGTGCGCGGCCGCCGTGCCCGAGGCGCTGGCCGGCAGGCTGATGGACCCGCAGCCGCAAGGGGCCTCGCAACAATATTTCCATCCGACCCTTTGGGGCTGGATCGCCACCGGGCTGCGCACCGGCGTGTGGTGA